ATATTGTGTTGTTTTAGAATCAAAATATATTCTTGAAGGATATCTGTTTGTTCTTGTATCTTATGCTCTGAGAAATGTTGGTAAGTAAAGGCTAATACCGTTAACTTTAACAGTTGGGGACAATCCCACTATCACACCGCCTTTCTGGATAAAAACAGTAGAGCTTCAGCTAAAtattaaaactgtaaaatagaGGCCATGTGCCTGCCAGGCCTGCTGGTATCTCACCTTTCCCACGATGCTGCCCACAGTAACGATGGATCCTTTGGGTGCTCCACAGGCAACCAGAGCCTGAGCGACAGCCTGAATGACCAAGAATGAACCCTGGGAGAGATGCAAAAGAAAAGATGACTCAATAAATCACTTCACACCGTTCTGTTCTCTCGTCTTCATTTAATATGCAGTGCTAACTTTCAGTATTTCACATAacagaacacagacacagatgcagGTTGAGCCAGGACTTTCTGACGGTGAACAAGCTATTATAATTATGCAATGCAGAAGCAGAAgttgaaaaataatgtgtttctgcTGCCaaagcagagaggagaagaggtcTATCTGATCAATAATGCATTCATAATTATGGGAGCTAATTAACAGTGTTTGTCTTTTTGATTtctaataaaaaacaacagagtTTACTTTTTATCTCCACTTCTCATTACAAAGTCGCCTCATCTTATTCTGAGCTGCTGtgatgggggggaaaaaaaagagtttaaaaGCATCAAGACTGATAGGAAGGAACCGCTTTCATTGTCATCATTATATTTAGTGTCACAAAATATGCCTGCATGGTTTTTTAAAGCTCTCTGGAATATCAAAATGATTATGCTGACCTATAGAAATATCTATTGCTCTTTAATATTTGTGACTTCATTGTAGAGTCAATACTTTAGTTCCTGTCAGGATCCTACAGGAATGACTCGATGTTTCCAgtgatctgattggctgtctgggAGGCACTATAGGGTCCCAGACCGCAGAAAGAACAAATATAAACACTCATTTGTTCCTCTGTCTATATCTCTGCTGAATCAACATAGGAGGGCAAAGAAGTGATAGTTCCCCTccacttattatatattatatatcattATATTTATGGCTATTTAAGACCACTCTTGCAGGGCAGGGCCCCCCtcatattaattatttatttatttatgtttttattttgtgatgcctatatgtttttagctttttgtctttaggttgttgtgttgtaattgttggagcttgtattgcaagacaaatttccGTGTCTACGGACAATAAAGtgctatttatctatctatctatctatctatctatctatcaatcaatcaatcaatctatcaaTCGACAGGTTTTGATCTGATTCTCTGAAGTTAACCTGCAGCATTGGTGATAGATCCCATGGTGATCTACCTCAGAAGCAAGCCAGCTTCATGATACCAGAAAACCAGAGTTGAGCCAAAGACAGCTAGATAACCCACTACGCTCTCAGCTAAGCGTGGTGGTTCGGGCACCGGGTGTCCCGGCTGCATACCTTCAGGTTGACCTGGATGACTTTGTCAAAATGATCCTCATCCATGTTGAGCAGGAAGTCGTCCTGGGTGATGCCGGCTGCGTTCACACACACTGAGGGAGGCTGAAAGTACTGAGTCTGCAGAGGGAGGGCACAAAAAAGTTAGAGGGGGGGAAAGAAAATATGTAATAGTCCCTGCAGCATTTTAACATATCAAGAGAGTAAAAAGTATGTATTTCTCAGAAAATATTGCAGATTATACAGAAGCCCTATACGCAAGGGACTAGTATAACCTGGGGACCTCCAGCAACGTATAATAATTGCAGAGATCTGTAGAGCTTCAaagattagttgattaatcaattagttgtcaactattactGCAAATTTCGTTGTACGTAAGCTTGTagaatgacaataaagtatattctattaaattaattggcaactattttgataatcaattaatcggtttgagtacatttttttatgaaaaaaaacaaagtcaaaattctctgattccagcttcttaaatgtgaatattttctagtttcttcactcttcTGTGACATTAcactgaatttctttgggttgtagaaaaaacaagaaactgATCAGTGTCTTTGAGTGTGTTTATTTGACCATTTTctgaccaaacaactaatcgattaatcgagaaaacaaTCGACAACGGAAATTATCTTTAGTTTCAGCCCTGGTTGTCTGTGATCAGAATCCAATGCCAATCTGCCACGTCTGTAGTTTGTCTAGTAAAAATTAACAAGCAAATTATCTACAGAATTTCCCGAAACACTGAGAATGCGTAATAATATTAGTCCCGTGCTAATCAGCATGTCTGTGATTCAGAGTTGTATCGGCTGTGGGTTAAATGTAGGGAATCATTTCAGTAAATGAAAGTACAGACTTCACTTATCCCTTGTGAATGTGCCGCACAAAATAATACATAAGGTCCCCTAGTAATACCTGTGCCGTGTGAATAGGGCTTATAATAATaacttgtatttatatagcgcctttcataaAACCCAAGGACACCTTACAGAATTACAGTGGCTATACtaagggaggttgtaggctgtggtaaacaaGTGGTGgttcaggagtttttttttaaatgtccagggatgtagcattttgaatatctgcagggagggtgcTCCAGAGGGATGGCGCTGCAACACTGAAGGTTCTTGTCTCCAAAGGTACAGAGTCTTATGAATTGAATGTTCTGTCTGTCCCACACACCTGTATACTTGTGATCAGCTTCTTTACGCTCTCTTTTGACGACACGTCCACCACAGCCGCCCTGTGTGCCTGCCCTCTGAGGTCACTCGGCAGGCTCCCCAGGGTCTCATTGGCCGACTCCTCGCTGATGTCAGCGACCACCACGGAGGCGCCCTCGGAGGCGAAGCGCTGACACACCGCCCGTCCAATCCCACTGCCTCCtcctgaggggggggggagaagagtGAGAACTGAGCAGGACAGCGTGTGTTGACCAAAACATTGTAGCATGTGTCATGAATTCATGAGGAATTCCCTGTTTCAGAGGAAAGACTGAGTGCCAGGAGTTCCTCTCTGGATATATTTGTTAGGAAGCAAATCAATCGAGGTCATCTTTTCTCCATTTGACAGCCCTCCATGTGCAAGTAACATGCATTTGCATCTCTTTCCTTAAGTCTTCaacatttattgttttaactATAAttaatcactggaattgttgggtctagtgtgtggtctagacctactctatctgcaagtgtcttgagataactcttgttatgatttgatactataaataaaattgaattgaattatacTGATCCATTATGTGTCTTTGTACTGTATCTGTGTTGTTATTCTGCCTCCATGCAAACTGAAATTCCGGTGACCAAAACTCAAATGAATgcaactttctttctttttttaatcccaAAGAGCATTAGCTTTCATTGTCTGCTGTTGGAAATAGAAGAGGACAACAGCTTTATCATTTGCATTAGAGCTGCAGTAAATGAATCATTTATAAAATGAATGTAGTCATTTGACTATTTAGTCTTTTATTAAACAGAATCAGTAACTGGTTGCTGCATCACTGTGTTATAGATTATTATAGaagtgaatatctttgggtgTTGGACTGCTGctagtcagacaaaacaagacaattgCAGATTTAGACTCACATGTTCCACTTTTtccagacatatatatatatatatacacacacacacatatatatatatataaaagctgtaattaatattatatataatttagaGCCAAAGTGACATCAGAAGTTTTACTTTCACTACTTTCAAATTACTGAAATGAATCGGACCTGATCCATACAGGTGGGACTACTTTTTTGAAAGGCATTTATCATTGCTAAGATTTAACTTGATGCGTTTAACGTTAAACCCAAATGTTCGCTCACTAGTTGTGAGTCAGTAGAAACAAACATTACTTTACCAATCTTTTACAAGGTTACTAAAGAGTTAACATTTACAAACCAACTGTAGCCTACTTTAGCAAGCAGTAGTTGGTTTAAACGGGGAAGCTGACTGATCGACCACAAACGTTTAAGACAATAttctgcaaaaacaaacatcccGATCGCTTTTCCCCTTTGTGTTTCTTAACCTGGGTTATACACACTGACACTGAATGATGCATGGTAAAATATAAACGTACCAGTGACCAGCGTCAACCTTGATATAAGCCTTGTGGCAGCCGCCATGATGGGTTTGTTTCCTTTAGGAAGCACTAGAATAGCCTCAGTTTGTTACCTCTCATGCTATTACTAAATTTGACTCGCGCAGATTTTCTGCATTTATGTATGCACGCGCACTGCAACATGGTGAATTATAATATGTAACGGCAACCTCATCTGTGAAAATCATTAATCGCGAACACAGCTCGTTTTTTACTCCTACtgtaagttttattttgaaaagggtTTACCGGACGTTCACTATGTCATTGTTTCTAGCTTTGATAGTAGTGGTGTAGTTACTTGTTAGGCCGTTAGAGGGCCTCGTGATTAACACTCGGATATATGGAAAACACTAATCTACACATTGGTAGACACTAAATGGAGATGGAACTGAAATGTATTAACAAACCTGACTGTTTCTTTCATGTCATGAAtatattttcctcatttctGACTTTCAAAGACAGCTGTGTTGGGCACTCTGATTgattaacgttaacattaccTTACAATAACAAGAGGCTATTGTTACAACCAGCaagacagctaacgttaactttactTAACACCATTAAAGACTAAGTGTTCCTGGAGCAGATTTCACTATTTGAAAGAATTATATAACGTCAATGACGATAATCTGACTCAGAGAAACAGGtctggggcccgtttcaggaaggaggtttaacaaactctgagtctaactcTGAgctgatttaccctgagatgggaagcTTAGaatttcactaaacctgctttctgaaacgggcctcTGGTGTTTCAGTTAACGGACTCACATTTTTGCTGTTACTTTGTCGCATGGCCGCTCAGAAACTTGTGCAAAGACTAACTCATTTTGACTAAGTAGGAAAATAAGTCCTCATATATAATGCATGCTTGAGCTCCGTGATGTTGTGTTTCCACATCATTAGGTAATTAGCTATTAGCTAGATCTTCGTCGTGCCGTTCGGTTTGTTTACTTCGAACCGGAAATCATATCTATAGTGCACGCAATGCATCATGGGATACGGGGACTTTTtaaaggcctttattttgacagtgttGACGGCACCGGACGTATAATTATGTTATTGTGTCTGCCTTGACTGCATACGGTAAACACTCAAATTAAAACGTCATACGAGACAGCGCAGTACGATTACTTGCTTCTACGACTTGCCTAACTAGCAAGAAGGCTCCCAAAACGTAGATGAATTGACTTGACTGCCAATTCATAGTCTCAAAACAAAAAACGCCCTGGGGCGACGGCGACCGCCTGTTTTCATGGAGTAGCTAGATGATAAAACTACATCCTGCGAATAGTATAAAGGTCCTGGATTAGGGATGAAATTAGCTCACTGATtagttttaagaaaataaaattacTTTACCCAACTTGAAAATGTTCACGTATTAAATGTATACTAGTTGATTgagcttgttgttgttgttgatggaaGGGCCCATAGATGTGAGTGAGTCTGCCTTAATATTAGAGTAATGTTGTAGTTACTCATTGGAGCCACAAGAGGACATACAAACTCATGATTATACATAACACAAACGCTGTGGTTTCCCTTTTATGGTGGGGTTTTATAATTCCTAAACTCCATACTCTTCTATAAATATATcatataaaacaaacagaagTCTTAATATGCTAATGTGTCTGCTTTAGCGCTTGGACTGGGTTAAAGACGACCTTTGTAACCCTGTATAATCCAATCACATGTAAACACTGCCCTCCGGTGGACACAGTGCATAACGAAAGCTTTCtcgtttctttttattttgaaagtggtcACCGGAAGTATTACTATGTAGCTGTGTCTAACTTGACACAATACACTGTAGTAACGCACTGTGACCACCAGAGGGCATAATGCGGATCTGATTACATGCTCGCTTGCCAGCtatattttttaaacgtttCTTCTTCTAAATAACTGTTCATCACCTTTTGAAAGCAAAATGTATCATCATGGCGAGTTTGTTTTATTCAtacatatgttttatttttgattactgtcgtctttgtttctttgtttttcattaagtggctataataaaacaaatatatgaaCTATTTATCCATTTACTCACAAGTTGCATGAAGCAGAAATGTGGCAGTAATGTAGTTGTCACTAAAACCTCAGTGGCTGAACTCATATAGAAGCAGAACAGGAGAGTTCTGCTTCTACTTGCTTAGAAATGAATTTTTCTGACTTTGTGTCATCTGATTTGCACAGTATTATCTTGGAATAGGATTTTATGAAAAGTAAGCACTCACCATACAATGAATGGCTTACTGTACCGGTAATATCACGATATGGCAATTCTGCGCAACAATCCTATAATGATACATCGCCGATAAGAGAGTGTCCTACATCAACACCTTTACAGCTCACGTAAAACAGTGGCTCCTAGAAAACCAGAGATGCACTCACTTTTAACTGTCACACATTTCATCACCCGTACGCTTTCACTGTTAAACTCAATGCAGTATAGAGGTGGATGAATAATGTCTTTTTcatcatgtgtttttgttttctattgtttGTTCGTTTTgtcaatgtacagtatatgtcaaTATTATGAGTATCTTTTAATGTATAGTGAATGagtgctgtatgactgctggctgtctctatgttagtcttatgtcacctgcctagggtctgcagatgaaaagtagtTGTTTTgactaattctggcatatttacatggtgttttttatACAACGTTtataaatatgcatggtccctatcaaataaatCAATCTAACTATGAATATAAAATGCCCATGAAAAGGTGAAGTGCaggctttctttttttaatcactgcaAGTCCGTTAGAAAACAGTACGATTCTGCAGCACATGTTTGATctgcattttctttgttttcttttgctccAATAGCCATCCAACATATCTCTGGGATCTCCCACCTGACATGCAGGTACTGTATGTGACAGGCAGTCCTGGAACAAATGGGGGAAGGTCAGGACGGGCTGTGCAGGAATTACAGGAAGGATCAGGTGTGACATCATTGTGTCTTATTTTACcaacaacagagacagagatgggGGGTGTTGGAAACCGTTTCTTTCTTCACTGAaatgattgggggggggggcatgagGGGAAGTGAAGTTGAAGGAACCATCAAAGCTTTATCAGTCACTGTAGGCATGAATACTTACAGCATTTTAAACGATTGTACGAGCTTTTACATTTATCTAAACATTTTAGTTCTGAAGCAACAATTGACATCATAGAAGAGTATATATAGTTATGAGTGGTTATAGTTATGAATGAAATTaattgtatgaaaaaaaaagtgaattacTGTGTCCCTTGAAATAGAAaacttcacatttttaaaacatccaTTCTTAGATTTGCACAAGTTCAGTATGTTCTTAAAATCTGTAAATGAAATTCCCCCCAGTCAGTGAAAAGATGAACATGTCTCAGTTTATTTATGTACAGATGTTCAGATGAAATGGAGTCAACTACAGAGGCATTTAGATTTCTGACAAACTTCAGAAAAGTAAGACTGACAACTGgagtattttgttttataagAGAAGCCTCCAAAAACTTCGCTGAACAAAATAAGCTCAACTAAGTTactgaaggaaaaacaaaaacatgctcAATGATTGAAACTGTAAATATGTACACTTTTACAATCCGGACACTTAATCTGTGCATATTTGAATAGACTTCAATTACATTACTTTCagtattgtgaaaaaaaactttccattcaaattccatctaaataaataatcaagTTTAAAACATACAATACTCCAATCTCAAGCCACAGGCGattttaaaaaggacaaaaataacACACCTTACCTAAATCACAAAATTGTTTAGTCGTACCAGCAAACAAACATTGTTATTACTAACATTAACCTCTAATATATTTTTGTCTAAACTGGCTGCTGGATCCCAAAATTCAGAAAGCCACTTTCACGTTTTCACTAGCCACATTGCTTATCTAAAAATAAAGATGGTTGTTTAACTGCAGAAGAGGCTAAATAAGAGAAAAATCTCAccgaaacaaacaaacaaacaaacaaacgttgCTGCTGAGAACCTCCCAACCTGCTATTACTACTGGTGTTAAAATCACACAAATAAGTAAACTTACTCTTACACAAACCTCAGttaatacagaaaataaaacgTGGAAGCTGCCGTAGATCTCAAAGGCCAAATTATTATAAAAGACAAAGCAGTTTTGCTTTTGTGACACTATGGTGCTAAGAGGAGATGGCCCAAAAACTAACCCAAAATGCTCCAGCTACACTGAAGAACCAGCTAAACCTTTTCTTGCAACTTCAAATTCAGATGTTTTGTGACATAAGTCGATGTGAACCTCAACCCCAAAAGAAATCAGAAGAACAAAGATGTGATTTGGGCACGGGTGAGTTGACAAGACACGTCCTCAAAATTTATTAGCAGATTGgtcacaagaagaaaaaaaagcaacatgttTACAGAGAAATTGAGatagatgaaaaaaaaagaaaaaaaaaaagacagcacaCATGGGAACGGATATATGTTTGTATAAACTGATGTGTAACTGTCACATTTCTGTACAGTGGCCAACCCTTTCAGACAAGTACAGGAGTACACGATGCAGTAAAGTAGTACAAGAGTATGCAGATGTTTGTCAGCTCCTCTGTATTGCATGCATTCTGTATTCTACTGAACCAAGGTGCTTCTGCGTGCACACTGATTTTCAACGCCTGCGTCAAACTATGaggatctcacacacacgcaaacacatacgtgacacacacacatacacacacacacacacacacatcctcactACCCCTCTTTGaaactcatgaaaaaaacaaaacaaaaactaaaactcCACCCACACCTGTTCATCTTTCCCAGCATAAGGGAATAAATTAGCTCCATAAAATGCTtctttataaaagaaaaatagataTTTATATAACTGTACACCTTTATCTATACAGCATAAAGACAGGGAGCACAAGAAGAAGGGAAATTATCTCCAGAAATAAGACAGATTCTGGCACTAGCACCCTTATCCCTCCAACGCATGCGTCGCTTATCTCCTCTTTTTGCAGGAGATGGAGCATCCCTCGCTCTGCCCAACAAGGCCAGTTCTCCAGAGAACAGCAGGACTTCAAAGAATCTCCAGTTTTCCATCCATTCTCAACGTATGTGTCCAGGACAGGATTGGATGAATGAGCTGAGCGCAGGGAAagccccatctctctctttcttggtTTGACACGTGCTGAGTTGGACCAGTTCTGCCTAGTGCTGGTCTCTCTGATCCCTTCTGCAGCGTCATCGTCAGTCGCTCTACTGCCGCTCAGTCCACTCGGTGGGAAGCGAAAACACCCGAGGGTCCCTAACATGACCCTTGCATACGGACACCCCGGGCCTCTCAGCCAGAGTCTGATTCGCTTGTGTctgaagatgaggaggaagacgaggatgaagaggagtctGAGGAGGAGCTACTGGCGCTGAGACGTGACGGCTGGTTGTGCTGCTCTGTTGCCGGTTTCTCTGCTGGAGATAAGACAGCAATTTTTAGACAACGCAACTTGGAACATTTAATCTCTCAATATCACAACAATAGGATGCTGCACTTAtcttataaaaacaacaaaaaaatgacgATACAACATAGTGTATTAAGTTTGGATCTATATGTATCGAAAtgtctttaaaatatattcttttttGATCTTTTACAAATTACTTTAGAGTAATTTTGTACATGGACCAAAAGAATCCCtgagtaaaaaaataaagagcttGTAATTAGATGtcgaataaataaacaaaaaacagccactcaattttttgtgtgcaaaacatTACAGATTTCTGACATAACCATCACCTTGcagtttatttttgaaaatgtggaAGCTTTAATCCCAATTTATATCAACACTAACTCTTACAGACAGCAGTATAGAGGACTTACGTTTGGTCTTAGCAGGCTTCTTCCCAGAGTTGAGCTGACCGCTGACGTCCATCAGCCTCCTCTCCAGCTCCATCTGTTTCTCCAGAGTGATCTCTTCCCGAGATTTGCCAGCAATGTTGTTTTTACTTGctgcaaacaaacagacaataaCAATATCCATGAGGTGGGGGCTACTGTACTACATTACCAAAGATCTACAAATCCCCAAGACCACAAAGCTCTATTAAAAGATAGATTTTCAtctaaaaaaggtaaaaactaATTTGCATAACTGGCATAAAACTTATTAACTAATTAATTATTTCATGGTCTCTGCCACTAACCATATGGCTTTCGAGGTTTCTTCCTCAGACACGTCATGACGTATCTCTCCAGCTCCCGCAGTGTTGATGGCTTAAGGGTCTCAAAGTCTATCTCGATTTCCTCCGGGTTGGTGTCTCTGAGCGAGGGCTCGCGTGATTGGATGATATAAACAACGCGGCCCAGCTTCTCGCCGGGCAGCTTGTTGATGTCCAGGCTGAGTTGACGCTTCTCATCGTATGACATTGGTGccgtctcctcctcttcatcggAGTCGTAATGACTCACTATGGGCTCGGGGACCGGCGGAGGCATGCTAAACGTCATGGCGCCCTTTTTGGTTCTGATGGAGAGAATGACATGGAGGGAGAGACCGTTAAAAGATGACTGACGATGGTCTATTTGAACCCACAATGTGATTAGGCAAATCATAAGAGCATTAGAAACTGCTAGGAAGCAATGCATGATGTGATTTGTCGACCATAAACTTAAATGGGACATATGGACTGACAAAGAATGTTCTTTTTAAGGATACTGATGTCTTTTGATGTTAGCAACAGATACTTCAAACTTTTAATTACACGTTACAgtcttttttgtcttgttttcttgtctttatGTTTTCAAAAATGCCTTGTGATTTCTGCTGCAAACTAATTTCCCCACAGGGacaataaactaaactacatAATGTACATTATTTTACTTACAATACTTATTTTACACTACAATCTCAGCATGCACCACATACCCATTGGACAAATTGTGAGAGTACTCACTTgctcttgttgtttttcttgctcGGTGCCTTCTTGACCGGCACTACAGGACCAGGCGTTCCTCGGTTGGTCTTGGGTTTTGGAGTCTTGGTGATCTTGGGGGTCTTGGGCGGTCTAACAGGTGTCACCTCTTCCTCTATCTTCCGATGCTTCTctttttctacctttttcttttttttcttgtccttcttctctttctttttcttaggTTTGACGATGGGGCCCTGTGAGAGTGCTGTGAGCTGCTCATGTACCGCTTTTagctgaaggaaaaaaaaaaaaaaaaagacagatgtgTGAATTAAATCCTGAGGAGTAAATATAGCAGATAACATAagataaattatattttgtgtgtgcatacacaGTAGTACAAACCTGTTCCTGCAGCTCTGCCAGTCGGTTTGCCCTCTCTTCCTCAGAGTCAGAGCTGGGGCTGCTCTCGCTCTCCTCACTTTCACTGCTGAGCTCACTCTCAGATgacgatgaagaggaggaggaagaagacgaGGAGCTAGGGGGTCTTGGAGGCTCGTCTGGCATCTTAGCAAAGCAGAACTCAAAGACATCCTAAAAGGGTTAAGCAGTATGTAAGTGAACCAGCTTAAAAACAAGAACAGGATACACTAGCAGCAGAATTCAATAATATAATGAATTGTATCACTGGACTAGGTACAttacctgcagttttctggccATGCCAACCACATCATGATCAGGGGGGTTGTACTTGTAGCAGTTTGAGAACATCAGCCTGACATCAGCAGAGAACTGCTGGGCGTCACGATATTCTCTGCCGTCCATCTTCCGCTAAAAACAATGAGAGAATTAGAAATTTtagtcacatactgtattttagaaaaacaaagcaaaatgtGTCTGCCCCATTGTCTGGTGTCACTGGAACTAccaattttaattaatttggcACATTAAAACTAGGCCACACCTTAAAGTAAACACTCATTCTCAATCAGAGAAAATATACCTGAAAAGAAAGTGAAGGAGGGCCACATAGGATGTACAtagtaagtatatatatatggctaATCTTAACATCCATGGTAGGTATAACAATATGTCAGTCTACCCTGTTTTCATTCTATACTTGCTTCAATTCGGTGCAGCAAGACCGGAGAACAGATAACACCCTGCTCCTCTGTTCTGAAAAATGTTGACAGTTGTGCGTGTATTCCTAAAGCAAGTACCTTGATGGTGCTGAGGTCCATGGGCTGCTTTATGATGTCGTGGTAGTCGTGAAGACCGAGCAACGAGGCATCGACAGGCTTGTAGAATGGCCAGGCATACCCTGCATGCTTCTTTGACAGCAGGTCCTTCAGGACCCCATTGCAGTAGCGCAGCTGGGGGTTCAGCTTGCTGCGACGCACCGGCGGTGGCACCATGGAATCTGGTAAATCCTTCTTGGGAGGCTTGATGGCTCGTCCACTCACTCCTCTCCTGCCACCCCCCGCTTTGGTACCCATCATCATTGTTCCACAGCCCATACCCATGCCCATGCCCATGCCCAAGCTCATGCCCTGGCTGAGGTTATGGCCTTGGTTCATCCCCAGACTGGAATTGTGGTCCACCCCCAAAGAAGTGAGGGTTAGCGGGGAGTCGTGCCCACCGCCTAGCCCCATGCTGATGCCGCTGACGGCCATGGTGCTCATGATGGGCATGGCTACAGTGGTTGGGGTGGTTGTGTCTGCTTTCCTCTTCACACCCTTTTTCTGTGAGACCAAGAATGGTGTTTAGTCTGTGgtcttcattattatttttttcaaaatactgttttacattttgacTAAACAAAACCTGTTTAGTGCATAAATTACCTTCGCAGTGGGCTGTGTTGGAGGCAGACCAGCGATTGTAGGGATGCTTTGTTCAGTTGTAAGAATAAGGGGCAGACTCTTGGTCACGTGTGTCTGTGGGGGGGTGGAGAGGATGGAGTCAGGTGTTTCCGGAGTGGGAGGGGAGTACGCTGACTGGGAAACAGCTGGGACCTGATGAGCTGTAGTCACTCCTCCAGAGACTGGCAGAGAGAGGGCAAGGAttcagaaaaacaattatttagtaAAATAGGTTGTGCTCATACATGCATTTGCATTTAGATAGAGTATGTTTGTACTGCATGTATGATGACTGCAGACTTGACTTGATGTCTGTATTAGCCTGATTGAAGCCAGTACTCACTTGCATTTCCTCTGCCTTTTTTGCCAGGTTTGGTTGGT
Above is a window of Sander vitreus isolate 19-12246 chromosome 14, sanVit1, whole genome shotgun sequence DNA encoding:
- the brd2a gene encoding bromodomain-containing protein 2a isoform X3, with the translated sequence MGVTTMDQGSGAAGKRIRKPSLLYEGFESPGMPPLSHMTPSGPPQPPVRDPSRQGRMTNQLQFLQKVLLKSLWRHHFAWPFHEPVDAAKLNLPDYHKIIKIPMDMGTIKKRLENNYYRCASECMQDFNTMFTNCYIYNKPTDDIVLMAQSLEKAFLQKVAQMPQEELELAAPPPRIKPTKPGKKGRGNAISGGVTTAHQVPAVSQSAYSPPTPETPDSILSTPPQTHVTKSLPLILTTEQSIPTIAGLPPTQPTAKKKGVKRKADTTTPTTVAMPIMSTMAVSGISMGLGGGHDSPLTLTSLGVDHNSSLGMNQGHNLSQGMSLGMGMGMGMGCGTMMMGTKAGGGRRGVSGRAIKPPKKDLPDSMVPPPVRRSKLNPQLRYCNGVLKDLLSKKHAGYAWPFYKPVDASLLGLHDYHDIIKQPMDLSTIKRKMDGREYRDAQQFSADVRLMFSNCYKYNPPDHDVVGMARKLQDVFEFCFAKMPDEPPRPPSSSSSSSSSSSSSESELSSESEESESSPSSDSEEERANRLAELQEQLKAVHEQLTALSQGPIVKPKKKKEKKDKKKKKKVEKEKHRKIEEEVTPVRPPKTPKITKTPKPKTNRGTPGPVVPVKKAPSKKNNKSKTKKGAMTFSMPPPVPEPIVSHYDSDEEEETAPMSYDEKRQLSLDINKLPGEKLGRVVYIIQSREPSLRDTNPEEIEIDFETLKPSTLRELERYVMTCLRKKPRKPYASKNNIAGKSREEITLEKQMELERRLMDVSGQLNSGKKPAKTKPEKPATEQHNQPSRLSASSSSSDSSSSSSSSSSSDTSESDSG
- the brd2a gene encoding bromodomain-containing protein 2a isoform X1, whose product is MCWLKSIEVEDKKIYSRKASHYFWIYQSTFVFIFNSSSHVGLDVGIMGVTTMDQGSGAAGKRIRKPSLLYEGFESPGMPPLSHMTPSGPPQPPVRDPSRQGRMTNQLQFLQKVLLKSLWRHHFAWPFHEPVDAAKLNLPDYHKIIKIPMDMGTIKKRLENNYYRCASECMQDFNTMFTNCYIYNKPTDDIVLMAQSLEKAFLQKVAQMPQEELELAAPPPRIKPTKPGKKGRGNAISGGVTTAHQVPAVSQSAYSPPTPETPDSILSTPPQTHVTKSLPLILTTEQSIPTIAGLPPTQPTAKKKGVKRKADTTTPTTVAMPIMSTMAVSGISMGLGGGHDSPLTLTSLGVDHNSSLGMNQGHNLSQGMSLGMGMGMGMGCGTMMMGTKAGGGRRGVSGRAIKPPKKDLPDSMVPPPVRRSKLNPQLRYCNGVLKDLLSKKHAGYAWPFYKPVDASLLGLHDYHDIIKQPMDLSTIKRKMDGREYRDAQQFSADVRLMFSNCYKYNPPDHDVVGMARKLQDVFEFCFAKMPDEPPRPPSSSSSSSSSSSSSESELSSESEESESSPSSDSEEERANRLAELQEQLKAVHEQLTALSQGPIVKPKKKKEKKDKKKKKKVEKEKHRKIEEEVTPVRPPKTPKITKTPKPKTNRGTPGPVVPVKKAPSKKNNKSKTKKGAMTFSMPPPVPEPIVSHYDSDEEEETAPMSYDEKRQLSLDINKLPGEKLGRVVYIIQSREPSLRDTNPEEIEIDFETLKPSTLRELERYVMTCLRKKPRKPYASKNNIAGKSREEITLEKQMELERRLMDVSGQLNSGKKPAKTKPEKPATEQHNQPSRLSASSSSSDSSSSSSSSSSSDTSESDSG